Proteins co-encoded in one Bradyrhizobium sp. 170 genomic window:
- a CDS encoding CaiB/BaiF CoA-transferase family protein, which translates to MLKGIKVLSFTHFLQGPAAVQMLADAGADVIKIEPPGGAFERGWSGFDAFKEGVSIFFLLGNRNQRSLSLDLRNEKAKDIVMHMVREADVLVENYRPGVLERLGFGYEDMKAVNPRLVYCSCSGYGSSGPYLKRPGQDMLLQAMSGMTMLSGGADAPPTPVGSAIVDQHAAVLAAFGVVSALLSRQRTGRGALVESNLLNAALDMQIEPFTYYLNKGRLWARTDPPLGSRFHPAPYGIYRTADGWIAISLTPISQMAAALDYPKLAAFNDPKDPMRRRDEIHHIVYERVQTRKTAEWMEIFDAHNIWYAPVNDYEEVESDPQVAHNKMIMTIEHPQAGEVRLLAHPVRYDGEAPPLRRLPPRQGEHTREILAELGYAADEIDALSDGGIAITNKAAS; encoded by the coding sequence ATGCTCAAGGGCATTAAGGTTTTGAGTTTCACGCACTTTCTGCAGGGGCCTGCGGCCGTGCAGATGCTGGCTGACGCCGGGGCGGACGTAATCAAGATCGAGCCTCCTGGAGGCGCATTTGAGCGCGGCTGGTCCGGCTTCGATGCCTTCAAGGAAGGCGTGAGCATTTTCTTTCTGCTCGGCAATCGCAATCAGCGGAGCCTCTCGCTAGATCTTCGCAATGAAAAGGCGAAGGACATCGTGATGCACATGGTGCGCGAAGCCGACGTGCTGGTTGAAAACTACCGCCCGGGTGTCCTGGAGCGGCTTGGCTTCGGCTATGAAGACATGAAGGCCGTCAACCCCCGCCTCGTATATTGCTCCTGCTCGGGCTATGGATCGTCCGGCCCCTACTTGAAACGGCCGGGCCAAGACATGTTGCTGCAGGCGATGAGCGGCATGACCATGCTCTCGGGCGGGGCCGACGCGCCGCCTACCCCGGTTGGCTCCGCAATTGTCGATCAGCACGCCGCCGTGCTTGCAGCGTTCGGCGTCGTTTCGGCGCTGCTTTCGCGTCAGCGCACCGGACGCGGTGCCCTGGTGGAGAGCAACCTTCTCAATGCAGCCCTCGATATGCAGATTGAGCCGTTTACCTATTACCTCAACAAGGGCCGGCTCTGGGCGCGCACGGACCCGCCACTGGGCAGCCGCTTCCACCCCGCTCCGTACGGGATCTATCGCACGGCGGACGGCTGGATCGCGATTTCGCTAACGCCTATATCGCAGATGGCCGCGGCGCTCGACTATCCGAAGCTGGCAGCTTTCAACGACCCTAAGGATCCGATGCGTCGGCGCGACGAGATCCATCACATCGTCTATGAGCGCGTGCAGACCCGCAAGACGGCGGAGTGGATGGAGATCTTCGATGCCCACAACATCTGGTACGCGCCGGTGAATGACTATGAAGAGGTCGAAAGCGATCCGCAGGTCGCACATAACAAGATGATCATGACGATCGAGCACCCTCAAGCCGGCGAGGTGCGGCTCTTGGCGCATCCGGTCCGCTACGATGGCGAGGCGCCACCGCTACGGCGATTGCCGCCGCGGCAAGGCGAACATACCAGGGAAATCTTGGCCGAGCTTGGCTATGCAGCGGACGAAATCGACGCATTGTCTGACGGCGGAATAGCCATCACCAATAAGGCCGCCTCGTGA
- a CDS encoding IS66 family transposase, giving the protein MILAQRELLMLAKSEVTVGRLEIERLKLMLAKARREQFGQSSERGKLLVEQLELAIEDLEETQAEQETRAEIAAPEAAKQKRAQNPRLPRRPLPDNLPVERIVEPAPCACGKCGSERLHKLGEVVSKTLECEPRRWKIIEHVREKFSCRDCEAITEAPAPSHPIPRGFAGPSLLAMVLVNKFLLHQPLNRQSKTYAREGIEIDVSTLADRVGACVVALDPIIEAIRTHVMSAERIHADDTTVPVLAKLKTVIGRIWTYVRDDRPFGGKDPPAAAFHYSRSRAGEHPQGHLAGYVGLMQADAFDGYNQLYKAQRKPAPILEAACWSHGRRKFVDLVKQGEAPIASEAVRRIDILFEIERTINGKTPEQRLAVRRERSRPLIAELEIWMRQQRALLSTKNDTAKAINYLLNRWAAFTRFLDDGRVCLTNNAAERALRGVAVGRRNWTFAGSDAGGHRAAAVYTLIETCKMNDVDPQAWLADVLARLPDHPANKVDELLPWNWKANQRSKPAVAA; this is encoded by the coding sequence ATGATCCTTGCGCAGCGCGAATTGCTGATGCTGGCAAAGAGCGAAGTGACCGTGGGCCGCCTGGAAATCGAGCGGCTGAAGCTGATGCTGGCCAAAGCACGGCGCGAACAGTTCGGGCAATCTTCTGAACGCGGCAAGCTGCTGGTCGAGCAGCTCGAGCTGGCCATCGAGGATCTTGAAGAAACCCAGGCTGAGCAGGAAACCAGGGCCGAGATCGCAGCACCAGAAGCCGCCAAACAGAAGCGTGCGCAAAATCCGCGGCTGCCTCGACGTCCCCTGCCGGACAATCTGCCTGTCGAACGTATCGTCGAACCCGCACCTTGCGCGTGTGGCAAGTGTGGCAGCGAGCGGCTGCACAAGCTTGGCGAGGTGGTGTCGAAGACCCTTGAATGCGAGCCGCGGCGCTGGAAGATCATCGAGCACGTCCGCGAGAAGTTCTCCTGCCGGGATTGCGAGGCGATCACCGAGGCGCCGGCGCCCTCACATCCGATCCCGCGCGGCTTTGCCGGGCCGAGTTTGCTGGCGATGGTGCTGGTCAACAAGTTCCTGCTGCATCAGCCGTTGAACCGCCAGAGCAAGACCTATGCTCGGGAAGGGATCGAGATCGATGTCTCGACGCTAGCGGATCGGGTCGGCGCCTGCGTGGTGGCGCTCGACCCCATTATTGAGGCGATCCGAACTCACGTCATGAGCGCGGAACGCATCCACGCCGATGACACGACGGTGCCCGTACTGGCGAAACTGAAGACTGTCATCGGCCGGATCTGGACCTACGTTCGCGATGACCGGCCGTTTGGCGGCAAAGACCCACCGGCGGCAGCGTTCCATTACTCGCGCAGTCGTGCCGGGGAACATCCACAAGGCCATCTTGCCGGCTATGTGGGCCTGATGCAGGCCGATGCCTTTGATGGGTACAACCAGCTCTACAAGGCTCAAAGGAAGCCGGCGCCGATCCTTGAAGCAGCCTGCTGGAGCCACGGCCGGAGGAAGTTTGTCGACTTGGTGAAACAGGGAGAAGCGCCGATCGCCAGCGAGGCTGTGCGGCGCATCGATATCCTCTTCGAGATCGAGCGCACCATCAACGGCAAAACGCCGGAGCAGCGGCTTGCCGTGCGCCGCGAACGATCACGGCCACTCATTGCCGAGCTTGAAATCTGGATGCGCCAGCAGCGAGCGTTGCTCTCCACCAAGAACGATACCGCAAAGGCGATCAACTACCTGCTCAACCGCTGGGCAGCGTTCACGCGCTTCCTCGACGACGGCCGCGTCTGTCTTACGAACAACGCCGCCGAACGAGCGTTGCGGGGTGTGGCGGTTGGAAGAAGAAACTGGACCTTTGCCGGTTCGGACGCGGGCGGCCATCGGGCTGCCGCTGTCTATACCTTGATCGAAACTTGCAAGATGAACGACGTCGATCCGCAAGCCTGGCTCGCTGACGTGCTGGCCAGGCTTCCAGACCACCCAGCCAACAAAGTCGACGAATTGCTTCCGTGGAATTGGAAGGCGAACCAACGGTCAAAGCCCGCCGTTGCTGCCTGA
- a CDS encoding cupin domain-containing protein gives MSVFRSGERSSDWCELTGFEFVELTGQLRPIGVNAKKQRLLVTRGSCRLTSREGAQVLCEGQFCDVDEANGPFAADAGDLTAQVLIFSGRWGTELGGCGIFKFSPSTPAWAKGDPVSYPKSTNFDSHYHDCDEYWVIMEGAGTVLVGSRSFEVEAGDCVAIGMGHHHDLPQVRADITAAYFETTLEGKKRFGHLWEHKHGPADIRAERV, from the coding sequence ATGTCGGTTTTCAGAAGCGGAGAACGGTCGTCGGATTGGTGCGAACTCACGGGTTTCGAGTTTGTCGAACTCACTGGGCAGCTTCGCCCGATAGGGGTCAATGCCAAAAAACAGCGTCTACTCGTCACACGCGGATCTTGCCGGTTGACGAGCCGAGAGGGCGCGCAAGTGCTCTGTGAAGGTCAGTTCTGTGACGTCGATGAGGCCAACGGTCCTTTTGCTGCGGATGCCGGCGATCTCACGGCGCAAGTCCTCATCTTTTCCGGTAGATGGGGCACTGAGTTGGGCGGATGCGGCATTTTCAAGTTTAGTCCGAGCACTCCAGCTTGGGCAAAGGGAGACCCAGTTAGCTATCCCAAGTCGACCAATTTCGACTCTCACTATCACGACTGTGACGAATACTGGGTCATCATGGAGGGGGCTGGCACCGTCCTGGTCGGATCGCGCAGCTTCGAAGTCGAGGCGGGTGATTGCGTCGCCATTGGCATGGGCCACCATCACGATCTCCCTCAGGTTCGGGCCGACATAACGGCCGCCTATTTCGAGACAACACTCGAAGGCAAGAAGCGATTTGGGCACCTCTGGGAGCACAAGCACGGTCCGGCTGACATTCGCGCGGAGCGGGTGTGA
- a CDS encoding glycoside hydrolase family 88 protein, whose translation MPDTANNSIELTAAQRRLFTEVLDVMARKVAEDEPTLGVEFPHVTAPDGSWIKLPASLSAGYNGEAWSHGNWLCGFWVGLLLTCYLHTNETKYLIWARERMRLVAQRADDPNTHDIGFIFDSSAIPAHVITGDRWYAEIAMRAADKLRARIITTRSGAYLASWGPLDDPRGQCSSAIDTMANLSLLYWATNYSGDRSYRLAAEAHADMTAKAFIRPDHSTYHAVEYDVVSGARKRGYTFQGAGSESAWTRGQSWAIYGYVNSARETGQRRYLDLAEQLANYHMKRLAGRQVPPWDFDAAEADADIKDTAAAAVISSALLELGRLHPDDTAASAWTDQGLAMLEALCRNEFAREGSHRGLLKNSCYSKPHNEGVRSATMFGDFFFTEALCRVMLPGQFRPLMAVPTLA comes from the coding sequence ATGCCGGACACCGCCAACAATTCGATCGAGCTCACTGCCGCGCAGCGGCGACTGTTCACCGAGGTCCTGGACGTCATGGCCCGCAAAGTGGCCGAAGACGAGCCGACATTGGGCGTCGAATTTCCGCATGTCACGGCACCGGACGGCTCCTGGATCAAGCTGCCGGCTTCGCTGTCTGCTGGCTATAACGGCGAAGCTTGGAGCCACGGCAATTGGCTGTGCGGCTTCTGGGTGGGCCTGTTGTTGACCTGTTATCTGCATACCAATGAGACGAAATACCTGATCTGGGCGCGCGAACGCATGCGGCTAGTGGCACAGCGCGCGGACGACCCCAACACCCATGATATCGGCTTCATATTTGACAGCAGCGCTATTCCCGCGCACGTGATCACTGGCGATCGCTGGTATGCGGAAATCGCTATGAGGGCGGCCGACAAGCTGCGGGCACGGATTATCACCACGCGAAGCGGCGCGTATCTCGCCTCCTGGGGTCCGCTGGACGACCCCCGCGGGCAATGCAGTTCAGCGATCGACACCATGGCTAATCTCTCGCTGCTGTATTGGGCAACCAATTATAGCGGCGATCGCAGCTATCGTCTGGCCGCCGAAGCGCATGCCGACATGACGGCAAAGGCTTTCATTCGCCCCGATCACTCCACCTATCATGCGGTGGAGTACGACGTGGTGAGCGGCGCGCGGAAGCGCGGCTATACGTTCCAGGGAGCAGGCAGTGAATCCGCCTGGACCCGCGGTCAGAGCTGGGCCATCTACGGCTATGTCAACTCCGCGCGAGAGACCGGGCAGCGCCGATATCTGGACCTCGCAGAACAGCTTGCAAATTACCATATGAAGCGGCTCGCTGGACGTCAGGTCCCGCCGTGGGACTTCGATGCGGCGGAGGCCGACGCCGACATTAAGGACACGGCAGCAGCGGCCGTGATTTCATCCGCGTTGCTCGAACTGGGGCGGCTGCATCCCGATGACACCGCAGCTTCAGCGTGGACCGACCAGGGATTGGCGATGCTGGAAGCGCTGTGCCGGAATGAGTTCGCGCGAGAGGGGTCGCATCGCGGCTTGTTGAAGAATTCCTGCTACTCGAAGCCGCACAATGAGGGTGTGCGCAGCGCGACCATGTTCGGCGACTTCTTCTTCACCGAGGCGCTGTGCCGCGTCATGCTGCCCGGTCAATTCCGACCTCTGATGGCGGTGCCGACACTCGCGTGA
- a CDS encoding enoyl-CoA hydratase/isomerase family protein, which produces MQTADDDSLVLMEQLGAVRVLTINRADKMNAFTPALMHELDHMLDDAARDNATRVVIITGAGQKAFVAGNDIDGLIEMNGVEAYRDMQRGQRVLFRLYEFAKPTIAMVNGYALGGGFELALACDFIVASDTARFGFPEITLNTIPGWGGTQLAVRKMGLARAKQMVLTGRHYTTAECREFGFIHVFASAPELKSAALAFAEQLATHDSFAMEMAKRTVNRAAEIPLNAGLDLEAANYAVNFDTTAAREGLRAFAARRKPKKALTDSSTSEKSK; this is translated from the coding sequence ATGCAAACAGCTGACGATGACAGCCTAGTGCTGATGGAGCAGCTTGGCGCAGTGCGCGTGCTCACCATCAATCGCGCCGACAAGATGAACGCGTTCACGCCGGCGTTGATGCACGAGCTGGACCACATGCTTGACGATGCTGCGCGGGATAACGCGACCCGCGTCGTCATAATCACGGGGGCCGGACAAAAGGCCTTTGTGGCTGGCAACGACATCGACGGCCTTATCGAGATGAATGGCGTGGAGGCCTATCGCGACATGCAAAGGGGTCAGCGCGTCCTGTTCAGGCTATATGAATTCGCAAAGCCGACTATCGCCATGGTGAATGGCTATGCATTGGGCGGCGGCTTCGAGCTCGCGCTGGCGTGCGACTTCATCGTCGCGTCCGATACGGCGCGATTTGGCTTTCCGGAGATTACACTCAATACCATCCCGGGTTGGGGCGGAACGCAGCTCGCGGTCAGAAAGATGGGGTTGGCGCGCGCCAAGCAAATGGTGTTGACCGGGCGCCACTATACGACCGCGGAATGCCGGGAGTTTGGTTTCATTCATGTTTTCGCTTCCGCGCCAGAGCTGAAGTCGGCGGCGCTGGCCTTTGCCGAACAGCTCGCAACACACGATTCGTTCGCCATGGAAATGGCCAAGCGCACTGTCAACCGCGCCGCCGAAATCCCGCTGAATGCGGGACTGGATCTGGAGGCCGCGAACTACGCCGTCAACTTCGACACCACTGCCGCCCGCGAGGGTTTGCGCGCCTTTGCCGCGCGCCGCAAGCCCAAAAAAGCGCTCACCGACAGTTCGACTTCCGAGAAATCCAAGTGA
- a CDS encoding type II toxin-antitoxin system HigB family toxin, translated as MRVIAKGTLRDFWCRYPEAEEPLLAWYREAEAADWDQPSAVKTQYRNSSILKNSRVVFNIKGNEFRLVVSINYPYRVIYIRFVGTHAEYDGIDAEEV; from the coding sequence ATGCGTGTCATTGCGAAAGGAACGCTGCGCGACTTCTGGTGCCGATACCCCGAGGCGGAGGAGCCGCTGCTTGCTTGGTATCGCGAAGCCGAAGCAGCCGATTGGGATCAACCGTCGGCCGTTAAAACTCAGTACCGGAATAGCAGCATTCTGAAGAACAGCAGAGTCGTCTTCAACATCAAAGGGAACGAATTCCGGTTAGTCGTTAGCATCAATTATCCCTATCGGGTCATCTATATCCGCTTTGTGGGGACACATGCGGAGTACGACGGGATTGATGCGGAGGAGGTGTGA
- a CDS encoding enoyl-CoA hydratase/isomerase family protein, producing MQTADGDNLVVAEQLGAVRVLTINRSDKMNAFTPALMHELDHMPDDAAWDSATRVVMITGAGQKAFVAGSDIDGLIEMNSVEAYRDMQSGQRVLFRLDQRNCQVPADHLLEQASAAIHDQPVLDGRSDGGGASGAPDPWHLRHQERVCDRAWLWGCQGAENRGKRMRNGAHDHLARTTRAMKAKRVR from the coding sequence ATGCAAACAGCTGACGGCGACAACCTGGTGGTGGCGGAGCAGCTTGGCGCCGTGCGCGTGCTCACCATCAATCGTTCCGACAAGATGAACGCGTTCACGCCGGCGTTGATGCACGAGCTGGACCACATGCCTGACGATGCTGCGTGGGATAGCGCGACCCGCGTCGTCATGATCACAGGAGCGGGTCAAAAGGCCTTTGTGGCTGGCAGCGACATCGACGGCCTTATCGAGATGAATAGCGTCGAAGCCTATCGCGACATGCAAAGCGGTCAGCGCGTCCTGTTCAGGCTCGATCAACGGAACTGCCAAGTGCCCGCCGACCATCTTCTGGAGCAAGCTTCGGCAGCCATCCATGACCAACCTGTTCTCGACGGAAGGAGCGATGGAGGCGGCGCATCAGGCGCTCCAGATCCATGGCATCTACGACATCAAGAGCGCGTTTGCGATCGTGCGTGGCTTTGGGGATGCCAAGGTGCTGAAAATCGTGGAAAGCGCATGCGAAATGGAGCGCACGATCATCTGGCGCGAACTACTCGCGCAATGAAAGCAAAGCGTGTGCGCTGA
- a CDS encoding Gfo/Idh/MocA family oxidoreductase, which yields MTYKVLHIGAGGFGERWCDTFLPPYVTDGTIEVVGLVDIDTEAMEKGRRHLSLKTEQCFTSAQEGFRAVKADFCTIVIPPALHESIVDLALARGMHILSEKPIADTMEASVRIADKVKAAGRKMGVTMSHRFDQDKSTLRELISADALGRVNTVSCRFAGDYRVHDSWRRFRHEMAHPMLIEGAVHHLDIMADLAGAPCTSIFARCWKPEWAEYNGDTDVIVLMDFANGAHGVYEGSSAQSTGLNDWTCEYFRVETASGTAILDHREVEVFHRDPKRMYQKSQQGKGQHVSPLAGKKWHNSLLIEQFCHWLDGGPAMATNVEDNLQSVAMVFSAIESAQLGQPVKVQEFLQSFREGLQSHHSEVLGLSHNG from the coding sequence ATGACCTATAAGGTCCTGCATATTGGAGCCGGCGGCTTTGGAGAGCGCTGGTGCGATACGTTCCTGCCGCCATACGTGACAGACGGGACGATCGAGGTGGTCGGCCTGGTGGACATCGACACCGAAGCCATGGAAAAGGGCCGGAGGCACCTCAGTTTGAAGACGGAGCAGTGCTTCACCTCGGCACAAGAAGGCTTCCGGGCGGTAAAAGCCGATTTCTGTACTATCGTGATCCCGCCCGCTCTGCACGAGTCCATCGTCGATCTAGCCCTTGCTCGAGGAATGCATATTCTGTCAGAGAAACCGATTGCCGACACAATGGAAGCTTCTGTCCGGATCGCTGACAAAGTGAAAGCTGCTGGTCGCAAGATGGGAGTAACCATGAGCCACCGGTTCGATCAGGATAAATCGACACTGAGAGAACTCATCAGTGCGGACGCTCTCGGCCGGGTCAATACGGTATCGTGTCGGTTCGCTGGCGACTACCGCGTTCATGATTCGTGGAGACGTTTTCGCCACGAAATGGCTCATCCCATGCTAATCGAGGGCGCAGTGCATCACCTCGATATCATGGCCGATCTGGCGGGGGCACCCTGCACGTCAATTTTTGCCCGTTGTTGGAAGCCGGAATGGGCGGAATACAACGGCGACACAGACGTCATAGTGTTGATGGACTTCGCCAACGGCGCGCATGGAGTATACGAAGGGTCCTCAGCACAATCGACGGGACTCAACGACTGGACGTGCGAATATTTTCGAGTCGAAACGGCATCCGGGACGGCTATCCTCGATCATCGCGAGGTTGAGGTGTTCCATCGAGACCCGAAGCGGATGTATCAAAAGAGCCAGCAAGGGAAAGGGCAGCATGTGTCGCCGCTCGCTGGGAAGAAGTGGCACAATTCACTGTTGATTGAGCAATTCTGCCATTGGCTTGACGGCGGCCCGGCGATGGCTACCAACGTCGAGGACAACCTACAGTCTGTGGCGATGGTGTTCTCCGCCATTGAAAGTGCACAGCTCGGCCAGCCTGTCAAAGTACAGGAATTTCTGCAATCCTTTCGAGAGGGGCTCCAATCGCACCACAGTGAGGTGTTGGGCTTATCTCACAATGGCTGA
- a CDS encoding helix-turn-helix domain-containing protein: MKIEHYDYGSEIKSLNIHFAPLEKMKSTLPYPHRHDFYHIVWVTRGTGCHIIDSVKYEVRPNSLFFMAPGQIHDFTLSEDAIGHTISFSPEFFAFRVHNRHSLTEIPIYSFENLNNALYLDEMQAESLRQITDAMIEEYTAEKTGHEDVIWSYLRIFLMKTSRIAVPSAIVDLSSRSLLLSRRFKSALEKNFGTINETAEYARLLKVTERALNEATRQALGSTAAQLIRERIMLEAKRLLLHSDISVAEIADRLGFEDPAYFSRCFKKHTSRSPIEFRQSLATLNL; this comes from the coding sequence GTGAAGATTGAGCACTACGATTACGGCTCCGAGATCAAGTCGCTCAACATCCATTTTGCACCGCTGGAGAAGATGAAATCGACGCTGCCCTACCCGCATCGGCACGACTTCTATCATATCGTCTGGGTGACCCGCGGCACCGGCTGCCACATCATCGACTCCGTCAAATATGAAGTGCGGCCGAACAGCCTGTTCTTCATGGCCCCAGGGCAGATCCACGATTTCACGCTCTCGGAAGACGCGATCGGGCACACCATCAGCTTCAGCCCGGAATTCTTCGCTTTCAGAGTCCACAACCGGCATTCGCTCACCGAAATTCCGATCTACAGTTTCGAAAATCTCAACAATGCGCTTTATCTGGACGAGATGCAGGCCGAGAGCCTCCGCCAGATCACGGACGCCATGATCGAAGAATACACGGCGGAGAAGACCGGACATGAGGATGTGATCTGGTCCTATTTGCGGATCTTCCTTATGAAGACGTCGCGTATAGCCGTACCTTCCGCCATCGTCGACTTGTCGTCCCGAAGTCTGCTCCTGTCACGCCGCTTCAAGAGCGCGCTGGAGAAGAATTTCGGCACCATCAACGAGACGGCGGAATATGCCAGGCTTTTGAAGGTAACCGAGCGCGCGCTCAACGAAGCCACTCGCCAAGCCCTTGGCTCAACTGCGGCCCAGCTCATTCGCGAGCGGATCATGTTAGAGGCCAAGCGGCTGCTGCTGCACTCCGATATCAGCGTGGCCGAGATCGCCGATCGTCTCGGCTTTGAGGACCCCGCCTATTTCAGCCGCTGTTTCAAGAAGCACACCAGCCGATCGCCGATCGAATTCCGCCAAAGCCTCGCCACGCTAAATCTCTGA
- a CDS encoding MaoC family dehydratase produces the protein MIIATKPESWRLPSFSKFEIGRTHAVTRTFTETEVDTFGYLSGDLNPLHMDDEFASRSPFGRRVVHGLLTAAVVSRTYTQLTGPGFAYVGQELRFLKPVFIGDKITAKVTIVGKKETKRILILDTMVRKQTGEAVLSGLSAYKYLRFR, from the coding sequence GTGATCATCGCAACCAAGCCGGAATCCTGGCGACTACCAAGCTTCAGCAAGTTCGAGATTGGCCGAACGCATGCGGTGACCCGCACGTTCACCGAAACGGAAGTGGACACATTCGGCTATCTCTCCGGAGATCTCAACCCACTGCACATGGATGACGAGTTCGCCTCGCGTTCCCCGTTCGGCAGGCGGGTTGTGCACGGCCTGCTCACCGCCGCCGTGGTGTCGCGGACGTATACCCAACTGACGGGACCCGGGTTCGCCTATGTCGGACAAGAACTGCGGTTCCTGAAGCCGGTTTTCATCGGCGACAAGATCACGGCCAAGGTCACTATCGTCGGCAAGAAGGAAACCAAGCGGATTCTGATCCTGGATACGATGGTCCGCAAACAGACGGGCGAGGCAGTCCTCAGCGGACTTTCGGCTTACAAGTATCTGCGTTTCCGATAG
- a CDS encoding plasmid stabilization protein, whose amino-acid sequence MNVKPIRTKADYEAALDRISELMEARAGTPEGTELDVLADLVELYESKNIPMGFPSPVAAIEFRMEQSGLSARDLVPFIGSRAKVSEVLSGKRQITMTMARALHEHLGIPSDVLLKGRSVGNIEDSEIDWAKFPVAEMMKLKWLPKRPKVTHYAEEIMRDLMHRAGRTSLVVEAMYRKNDHARANAKSDPFALNAWCLQLLALASEKKLPKEYRPGTVTPDFLRMVAKLSWSENGPLLAKEFLEKNGIHLIILEHLSKTHLDGAALKLADGTPVVGLTLRYDRIDNFWFCLLHELAHVGRHLENAADVGFVDDLTLRDSAGANRDSREDEADQWAEEACIPRSIWENTDVRFHPTPTGVINLANALQIHPAIVAGKVRHQFRNYRLLSHFVGTGEVRKHFKSYEMSH is encoded by the coding sequence ATGAATGTGAAGCCGATTAGAACCAAGGCTGACTATGAAGCGGCTTTAGATCGCATTTCCGAGCTGATGGAAGCGCGCGCCGGTACGCCCGAAGGCACCGAATTGGATGTGCTCGCTGATCTTGTTGAGCTGTACGAATCCAAGAATATTCCTATGGGCTTTCCGAGCCCCGTCGCTGCTATTGAATTTCGTATGGAGCAGTCGGGACTTTCGGCGCGGGACTTAGTGCCGTTTATCGGCAGTCGCGCGAAAGTCTCTGAAGTGCTTTCCGGGAAGCGCCAAATTACTATGACGATGGCGCGCGCTCTTCACGAGCATCTAGGTATTCCGAGCGATGTCCTGCTCAAGGGAAGATCTGTTGGAAACATTGAAGATTCTGAGATCGATTGGGCCAAATTTCCCGTCGCCGAAATGATGAAGCTCAAATGGCTCCCGAAGCGCCCGAAGGTAACTCATTATGCTGAGGAAATAATGCGCGACCTCATGCATCGAGCCGGGCGAACAAGTCTAGTTGTCGAAGCCATGTACAGAAAGAATGATCATGCACGCGCAAATGCAAAGTCCGATCCGTTTGCTCTGAATGCATGGTGCTTGCAGCTACTAGCGTTAGCCTCAGAGAAAAAGCTACCCAAGGAATATAGGCCGGGAACAGTTACTCCGGATTTCCTTAGGATGGTTGCGAAATTGAGCTGGTCTGAGAATGGGCCACTTTTGGCAAAGGAGTTTCTTGAAAAGAACGGCATTCATCTGATCATCTTAGAGCATCTTTCCAAGACGCACCTGGATGGAGCCGCTCTAAAGTTGGCGGATGGCACGCCCGTTGTTGGACTAACGCTGCGTTATGATCGGATTGATAATTTCTGGTTCTGCTTACTTCATGAGCTGGCCCACGTCGGTAGACACCTTGAGAATGCAGCAGACGTTGGCTTTGTTGATGATCTCACTTTGCGTGATAGTGCTGGAGCGAATCGCGATTCTAGAGAAGATGAAGCAGACCAATGGGCCGAAGAAGCATGCATCCCCAGATCCATTTGGGAGAATACTGATGTGCGGTTTCACCCCACTCCAACCGGCGTGATCAATCTCGCTAACGCACTTCAGATTCATCCGGCTATTGTCGCTGGGAAAGTTAGACATCAGTTTCGGAATTATCGGTTGCTATCTCATTTTGTGGGTACAGGGGAGGTGCGAAAGCACTTCAAGAGTTACGAAATGTCTCACTAG